The Kribbella shirazensis genomic interval ACATCGGCGCTCCCGGCGCGATCATCGACGGCGGCAACAGCAATCGGTACGCCTTCACCGGCTACGCGACCGACGTACAGATCAAGAACCTGACCATCCAGAACTTCGGTACGCCGCGCAGCACCAACGACGAGGGCGTGGTGAACCACAACGCCGCGTCCGGCTGGACGGTGGAGGGCAACACGATCCGGAACAACTCCGGCGCCGGCCTGATGGTCGGGACCCGGAACGTGGTCCGCGGCAACTGCCTGCAGAGCAACGGCCAGTACGGATTCAGCGCGTACAACCCGAACAGGGTCAGCAGCATCGTGATCGAGCGCAACGAGATCACCGGGAACAACACCGACGACTGGGAGGTGCTCAAGCCGGGCTGTGGCTGCACCGGCGGTGGCAAGTTCTGGGCGGTGACCGGCGCGGTGGTCCGCGGCAACTGGATCCACGACAACAACGGGCCGGGGATGTGGGCCGACACCAACAACACCGGGTTCGCGATCGAGGGCAACTACCTCGCCGGCAACTTCGCCGAGGGCATCGTCTACGAGACCAGCTACAACGCCTCGATCCGGGGCAACACGTTCGTGCGCAACGGCCTCGGCAAAGGCCCGCTCAACCAGGGCTTCCCGACACCCGCGGTGTACATCTCCGAGTCCGGCAGCGACAAGCGGGTCGCCGGGATGTTCAACCAGGTCTTCGAGATCAGCGGGAACGTGTTCACCGACAACTGGTCCGGCGTGGTTCTGTGGGAGAACGCGGACCGGTTCGCCGGTTCGCCGGCGAACACCAGTTCGGGGTCCGGCACGCTGGTGAACCCGAGCGTGGCCACCATCGAGACCTGCAACGCGGCCAACATCGACAAGCAGCCGTACCTCGGCGACTGCCGGTGGAAGACCCAGAACGTGCACGTCCACGACAACGTGTTCAGTCTCGACCCCACCAAGCTCGGCAGGACCTGTGCGTCCCGCAGCGGCTGCGGCTACAACGGCATCTTCGCCAACTGGGGCACGTTTCCGGACTGGTCGCCGTACACGGCGCGGACGATCCAGGACGCGATCACGTTCGACCAGGGCAACAAGTTCTCCGCCAACACCTACCGCGGGCCGTGGAACTTCATCGTGCACGAGCAGGGCAGCAGCGTGAACTGGGCCGCCTGGCAGGGCGCGCCGTACGGGCAGGACACGGACAGCGTGATCAAGGTCCAAGGGGAGCGCTGACGACGATGACGATCGGTCCTCCGGAGCGGGCCATGGGCGAGCAGATCGCCGTGCTGCGCTCGGTGGGCTACGCCGCGTTCGGGCGGCACGAGCGAGATCTCGACGTACTCGACCTGGTCTTCGACAGCCTGGTCGACGCCCCGGACTGCCGCCGCGACGTACGCACATTGCGGTTCACCGGACACGGCGTCGCGCTGGACGTCGACGTCCGCGGGCAGGACGACCTGACCGTCGAGCTGCGGGTCTCCCCCACCGGTCCTGTGGTGGTCGAATCGCGTGGCTC includes:
- a CDS encoding right-handed parallel beta-helix repeat-containing protein translates to MEQREPNLPATGRSAWYRGRRAVVAAIAIVLVGALAVLAYVVRTDGEPLSQNTQPTQGAAPSAAPVKAPTAPPAKVCGNTAALAGPKSAPAGAVVVSPTQNLESISSKSPAGTTFYLTAGTHKLGGGAFTQLVPKQGDRYIGAPGAIIDGGNSNRYAFTGYATDVQIKNLTIQNFGTPRSTNDEGVVNHNAASGWTVEGNTIRNNSGAGLMVGTRNVVRGNCLQSNGQYGFSAYNPNRVSSIVIERNEITGNNTDDWEVLKPGCGCTGGGKFWAVTGAVVRGNWIHDNNGPGMWADTNNTGFAIEGNYLAGNFAEGIVYETSYNASIRGNTFVRNGLGKGPLNQGFPTPAVYISESGSDKRVAGMFNQVFEISGNVFTDNWSGVVLWENADRFAGSPANTSSGSGTLVNPSVATIETCNAANIDKQPYLGDCRWKTQNVHVHDNVFSLDPTKLGRTCASRSGCGYNGIFANWGTFPDWSPYTARTIQDAITFDQGNKFSANTYRGPWNFIVHEQGSSVNWAAWQGAPYGQDTDSVIKVQGER